In the Tribolium castaneum strain GA2 chromosome 1, icTriCast1.1, whole genome shotgun sequence genome, one interval contains:
- the Sh gene encoding potassium voltage-gated channel protein Shaker isoform X4 codes for MAYISTAHHRSQKADVGLPPPSIQRRRSLPKLSSQEEDGHTPHSQFTGVAHFEPIPHDHDFCERVVINVSGLRFETQLRTLNQFPDTLLGDPARRIRYFDPLRNEYFFDRNRPSFDAILYYYQSGGRLRRPVNVPLDVFSEEIKFYELGELAINKFREDEGFIKEEEKPLPSHEFQRNVWLLFEYPESSQAARVVAIISVFVILLSIVIFCLETLPEFKHYKVFNTTTNGTKIEEDEVPDITDPFFLIETICIIWFTFELSVRFLACPNKLHFFRDVMNFIDIIAIIPYFITLATVVAEEEDTLNLPRAPVSPQDKSTNQAMSLAILRVIRLVRVFRIFKLSRHSKGLQILGRTLKASMRELGLLIFFLFIGVVLFSSAVYFAEAGSENSFFKSIPDAFWWAVVTMTTVGYGDMTPVGVWGKIVGSLCAIAGVLTIALPVPVIVSNFNYFYHRETDQEEMQSQNFNHVTSCPYLPGTLGQHMKKSSLSESSSDLVELEEGLLVTRDQLVRKQNCNPRHNNNINAMSIETDV; via the exons GTCGCTGCCCAAGCTCAGCAGCCAGGAAGAGGACGGGCACACCCCCCACTCCCAGTTCACTGGCGTAGCCCACTTTGAGCCCATCCCGCACGACCACGACTTTTGCGAAAGAGTTGTGATAAAC GTCAGCGGCCTCCGGTTCGAGACGCAACTTAGAACGCTAAATCAGTTTCCTGACACGCTGCTAGGTGATCCAGCCCGCCGCATCCGCTACTTCGACCCGCTTCGCAATGAGTACTTCTTCGACCGCAACCGGCCCTCCTTCGACGCCATCCTGTACTACTACCAGAGCGGCGGTCGGCTCCGGCGGCCCGTCAACGTGCCGCTGGACGTCTTCTCCGAGGAGATCAAGTTCTACGAGCTGGGGGAGCTGGCGATCAACAAGTTCCGCGAGGACGAGGGCTTCATCAAGGAGGAGGAGAAGCCGCTACCCTCGCACGAGTTCCAGCGCAACGTGTGGCTGCTGTTCGAGTACCCGGAGTCGTCGCAGGCGGCGCGCGTCGTCGCCATCATCTCCGTGTTCGTTATCCTGCTCTCTATCGTTATTTTCTGCCTGGAGACGCTGCCCGAGTTCAAGCACTACAAGGTGTTCAACACGACTACCAACGGCACCAAGATAGAGGAGGACGAGGTGCCGGACATCACGGACCCGTTCTTCCTCATCGAGACCATCTGCATCATCTGGTTCACGTTCGAATTGTCCGTGCGCTTCCTGGCGTGTCCCAACAAGCTACATTTCTTCCGGGACGTCATGAACTTTATCGATATCATCGCCATCATTCCGTACTTTATTACGTTGGCCACCGTCGTGGCCGAGGAGGAGGACACGTTGAACCTGCCACGTGCGCCTGTTAGTCCGCAAGATAAAAGCACCAACCAGGCCATGTCGCTGGCCATTCTTCGTGTCATTCGGCTCGTGCGAGTCTTCCGCATCTTCAAACTTAGCCGGCATAGTAAGGGCCTGCAGATCCTAGGGCGCACGCTTAAAGCCAGCATGCGCGAGTTAGGCTTGCTCATCTTCTTCCTATTCATAG GTGTCGTGCTCTTCTCGAGCGCCGTCTACTTCGCTGAAGCGGGCTCCGAGAATTCCTTCTTCAAGTCCATCCCAGACGCGTTCTGGTGGGCAGTGGTCACCATGACGACTGTGGGCTACGGCGACATGAC GCCGGTCGGCGTTTGGGGCAAGATCGTGGGTTCGCTGTGTGCAATCGCTGGTGTATTGACCATTGCGCTGCCAGTGCCAGTCATAGTTTCGAATTTCAATTACTTTTATCATCGTGAGACGGATCAGGAAGAGATGCAGTCGCAGAACTTCAACCACGTGACCAGCTGCCCGTACCTGCCAGGCACCTTAGGCCAACATATGAAGAAGAGCTCGCTAAGCGAATCCTCCAGCGATCTCGTTGAGCTGGAGGAGGGCCTGCTGGTGACGCGCGACCAGCTGGTCCGGAAGCAGAACTGCAATCCgcgccacaacaacaacatcaaCGCCATGAGCATCGAGACTGACGTTTGA
- the Sh gene encoding potassium voltage-gated channel protein Shaker isoform X8, whose translation MQMILVAGGSLPKLSSQEEDGHTPHSQFTGVAHFEPIPHDHDFCERVVINVSGLRFETQLRTLNQFPDTLLGDPARRIRYFDPLRNEYFFDRNRPSFDAILYYYQSGGRLRRPVNVPLDVFSEEIKFYELGELAINKFREDEGFIKEEEKPLPSHEFQRNVWLLFEYPESSQAARVVAIISVFVILLSIVIFCLETLPEFKHYKVFNTTTNGTKIEEDEVPDITDPFFLIETICIIWFTFELSVRFLACPNKLHFFRDVMNFIDIIAIIPYFITLATVVAEEEDTLNLPRAPVSPQDKSTNQAMSLAILRVIRLVRVFRIFKLSRHSKGLQILGRTLKASMRELGLLIFFLFIGVVLFSSAVYFAEAGSENSFFKSIPDAFWWAVVTMTTVGYGDMTPVGVWGKIVGSLCAIAGVLTIALPVPVIVSNFNYFYHRETDQEEMQSQNFNHVTSCPYLPGTLGQHMKKSSLSESSSDLVELEEGLLVTRDQLVRKQNCNPRHNNNINAMSIETDV comes from the exons GTCGCTGCCCAAGCTCAGCAGCCAGGAAGAGGACGGGCACACCCCCCACTCCCAGTTCACTGGCGTAGCCCACTTTGAGCCCATCCCGCACGACCACGACTTTTGCGAAAGAGTTGTGATAAAC GTCAGCGGCCTCCGGTTCGAGACGCAACTTAGAACGCTAAATCAGTTTCCTGACACGCTGCTAGGTGATCCAGCCCGCCGCATCCGCTACTTCGACCCGCTTCGCAATGAGTACTTCTTCGACCGCAACCGGCCCTCCTTCGACGCCATCCTGTACTACTACCAGAGCGGCGGTCGGCTCCGGCGGCCCGTCAACGTGCCGCTGGACGTCTTCTCCGAGGAGATCAAGTTCTACGAGCTGGGGGAGCTGGCGATCAACAAGTTCCGCGAGGACGAGGGCTTCATCAAGGAGGAGGAGAAGCCGCTACCCTCGCACGAGTTCCAGCGCAACGTGTGGCTGCTGTTCGAGTACCCGGAGTCGTCGCAGGCGGCGCGCGTCGTCGCCATCATCTCCGTGTTCGTTATCCTGCTCTCTATCGTTATTTTCTGCCTGGAGACGCTGCCCGAGTTCAAGCACTACAAGGTGTTCAACACGACTACCAACGGCACCAAGATAGAGGAGGACGAGGTGCCGGACATCACGGACCCGTTCTTCCTCATCGAGACCATCTGCATCATCTGGTTCACGTTCGAATTGTCCGTGCGCTTCCTGGCGTGTCCCAACAAGCTACATTTCTTCCGGGACGTCATGAACTTTATCGATATCATCGCCATCATTCCGTACTTTATTACGTTGGCCACCGTCGTGGCCGAGGAGGAGGACACGTTGAACCTGCCACGTGCGCCTGTTAGTCCGCAAGATAAAAGCACCAACCAGGCCATGTCGCTGGCCATTCTTCGTGTCATTCGGCTCGTGCGAGTCTTCCGCATCTTCAAACTTAGCCGGCATAGTAAGGGCCTGCAGATCCTAGGGCGCACGCTTAAAGCCAGCATGCGCGAGTTAGGCTTGCTCATCTTCTTCCTATTCATAG GTGTCGTGCTCTTCTCGAGCGCCGTCTACTTCGCTGAAGCGGGCTCCGAGAATTCCTTCTTCAAGTCCATCCCAGACGCGTTCTGGTGGGCAGTGGTCACCATGACGACTGTGGGCTACGGCGACATGAC GCCGGTCGGCGTTTGGGGCAAGATCGTGGGTTCGCTGTGTGCAATCGCTGGTGTATTGACCATTGCGCTGCCAGTGCCAGTCATAGTTTCGAATTTCAATTACTTTTATCATCGTGAGACGGATCAGGAAGAGATGCAGTCGCAGAACTTCAACCACGTGACCAGCTGCCCGTACCTGCCAGGCACCTTAGGCCAACATATGAAGAAGAGCTCGCTAAGCGAATCCTCCAGCGATCTCGTTGAGCTGGAGGAGGGCCTGCTGGTGACGCGCGACCAGCTGGTCCGGAAGCAGAACTGCAATCCgcgccacaacaacaacatcaaCGCCATGAGCATCGAGACTGACGTTTGA
- the Sh gene encoding potassium voltage-gated channel protein Shaker isoform X7, giving the protein MFAMTEYFGEFALARSLPKLSSQEEDGHTPHSQFTGVAHFEPIPHDHDFCERVVINVSGLRFETQLRTLNQFPDTLLGDPARRIRYFDPLRNEYFFDRNRPSFDAILYYYQSGGRLRRPVNVPLDVFSEEIKFYELGELAINKFREDEGFIKEEEKPLPSHEFQRNVWLLFEYPESSQAARVVAIISVFVILLSIVIFCLETLPEFKHYKVFNTTTNGTKIEEDEVPDITDPFFLIETICIIWFTFELSVRFLACPNKLHFFRDVMNFIDIIAIIPYFITLATVVAEEEDTLNLPRAPVSPQDKSTNQAMSLAILRVIRLVRVFRIFKLSRHSKGLQILGRTLKASMRELGLLIFFLFIGVVLFSSAVYFAEAGSENSFFKSIPDAFWWAVVTMTTVGYGDMTPVGVWGKIVGSLCAIAGVLTIALPVPVIVSNFNYFYHRETDQEEMQSQNFNHVTSCPYLPGTLGQHMKKSSLSESSSDLVELEEGLLVTRDQLVRKQNCNPRHNNNINAMSIETDV; this is encoded by the exons GTCGCTGCCCAAGCTCAGCAGCCAGGAAGAGGACGGGCACACCCCCCACTCCCAGTTCACTGGCGTAGCCCACTTTGAGCCCATCCCGCACGACCACGACTTTTGCGAAAGAGTTGTGATAAAC GTCAGCGGCCTCCGGTTCGAGACGCAACTTAGAACGCTAAATCAGTTTCCTGACACGCTGCTAGGTGATCCAGCCCGCCGCATCCGCTACTTCGACCCGCTTCGCAATGAGTACTTCTTCGACCGCAACCGGCCCTCCTTCGACGCCATCCTGTACTACTACCAGAGCGGCGGTCGGCTCCGGCGGCCCGTCAACGTGCCGCTGGACGTCTTCTCCGAGGAGATCAAGTTCTACGAGCTGGGGGAGCTGGCGATCAACAAGTTCCGCGAGGACGAGGGCTTCATCAAGGAGGAGGAGAAGCCGCTACCCTCGCACGAGTTCCAGCGCAACGTGTGGCTGCTGTTCGAGTACCCGGAGTCGTCGCAGGCGGCGCGCGTCGTCGCCATCATCTCCGTGTTCGTTATCCTGCTCTCTATCGTTATTTTCTGCCTGGAGACGCTGCCCGAGTTCAAGCACTACAAGGTGTTCAACACGACTACCAACGGCACCAAGATAGAGGAGGACGAGGTGCCGGACATCACGGACCCGTTCTTCCTCATCGAGACCATCTGCATCATCTGGTTCACGTTCGAATTGTCCGTGCGCTTCCTGGCGTGTCCCAACAAGCTACATTTCTTCCGGGACGTCATGAACTTTATCGATATCATCGCCATCATTCCGTACTTTATTACGTTGGCCACCGTCGTGGCCGAGGAGGAGGACACGTTGAACCTGCCACGTGCGCCTGTTAGTCCGCAAGATAAAAGCACCAACCAGGCCATGTCGCTGGCCATTCTTCGTGTCATTCGGCTCGTGCGAGTCTTCCGCATCTTCAAACTTAGCCGGCATAGTAAGGGCCTGCAGATCCTAGGGCGCACGCTTAAAGCCAGCATGCGCGAGTTAGGCTTGCTCATCTTCTTCCTATTCATAG GTGTCGTGCTCTTCTCGAGCGCCGTCTACTTCGCTGAAGCGGGCTCCGAGAATTCCTTCTTCAAGTCCATCCCAGACGCGTTCTGGTGGGCAGTGGTCACCATGACGACTGTGGGCTACGGCGACATGAC GCCGGTCGGCGTTTGGGGCAAGATCGTGGGTTCGCTGTGTGCAATCGCTGGTGTATTGACCATTGCGCTGCCAGTGCCAGTCATAGTTTCGAATTTCAATTACTTTTATCATCGTGAGACGGATCAGGAAGAGATGCAGTCGCAGAACTTCAACCACGTGACCAGCTGCCCGTACCTGCCAGGCACCTTAGGCCAACATATGAAGAAGAGCTCGCTAAGCGAATCCTCCAGCGATCTCGTTGAGCTGGAGGAGGGCCTGCTGGTGACGCGCGACCAGCTGGTCCGGAAGCAGAACTGCAATCCgcgccacaacaacaacatcaaCGCCATGAGCATCGAGACTGACGTTTGA
- the Sh gene encoding potassium voltage-gated channel protein Shaker isoform X2 gives MTMWQSGMGGPGGKNNAWMKLMGIVHKERRHHDSGATSTDRTLSQSLPKLSSQEEDGHTPHSQFTGVAHFEPIPHDHDFCERVVINVSGLRFETQLRTLNQFPDTLLGDPARRIRYFDPLRNEYFFDRNRPSFDAILYYYQSGGRLRRPVNVPLDVFSEEIKFYELGELAINKFREDEGFIKEEEKPLPSHEFQRNVWLLFEYPESSQAARVVAIISVFVILLSIVIFCLETLPEFKHYKVFNTTTNGTKIEEDEVPDITDPFFLIETICIIWFTFELSVRFLACPNKLHFFRDVMNFIDIIAIIPYFITLATVVAEEEDTLNLPRAPVSPQDKSTNQAMSLAILRVIRLVRVFRIFKLSRHSKGLQILGRTLKASMRELGLLIFFLFIGVVLFSSIVYFAEAGAEQSFFKSIPDAFWWAVVTMTTVGYGDMRPVGVWGKIVGSLCAIAGVLTIALPVPVIVSNFNYFYHRETDQEEMQSQNFNHVTSCPYLPGTLGQHMKKSSLSESSSDLVELEEGLLVTRDQLVRKQNCNPRHNNNINAMSIETDV, from the exons GTCGCTGCCCAAGCTCAGCAGCCAGGAAGAGGACGGGCACACCCCCCACTCCCAGTTCACTGGCGTAGCCCACTTTGAGCCCATCCCGCACGACCACGACTTTTGCGAAAGAGTTGTGATAAAC GTCAGCGGCCTCCGGTTCGAGACGCAACTTAGAACGCTAAATCAGTTTCCTGACACGCTGCTAGGTGATCCAGCCCGCCGCATCCGCTACTTCGACCCGCTTCGCAATGAGTACTTCTTCGACCGCAACCGGCCCTCCTTCGACGCCATCCTGTACTACTACCAGAGCGGCGGTCGGCTCCGGCGGCCCGTCAACGTGCCGCTGGACGTCTTCTCCGAGGAGATCAAGTTCTACGAGCTGGGGGAGCTGGCGATCAACAAGTTCCGCGAGGACGAGGGCTTCATCAAGGAGGAGGAGAAGCCGCTACCCTCGCACGAGTTCCAGCGCAACGTGTGGCTGCTGTTCGAGTACCCGGAGTCGTCGCAGGCGGCGCGCGTCGTCGCCATCATCTCCGTGTTCGTTATCCTGCTCTCTATCGTTATTTTCTGCCTGGAGACGCTGCCCGAGTTCAAGCACTACAAGGTGTTCAACACGACTACCAACGGCACCAAGATAGAGGAGGACGAGGTGCCGGACATCACGGACCCGTTCTTCCTCATCGAGACCATCTGCATCATCTGGTTCACGTTCGAATTGTCCGTGCGCTTCCTGGCGTGTCCCAACAAGCTACATTTCTTCCGGGACGTCATGAACTTTATCGATATCATCGCCATCATTCCGTACTTTATTACGTTGGCCACCGTCGTGGCCGAGGAGGAGGACACGTTGAACCTGCCACGTGCGCCTGTTAGTCCGCAAGATAAAAGCACCAACCAGGCCATGTCGCTGGCCATTCTTCGTGTCATTCGGCTCGTGCGAGTCTTCCGCATCTTCAAACTTAGCCGGCATAGTAAGGGCCTGCAGATCCTAGGGCGCACGCTTAAAGCCAGCATGCGCGAGTTAGGCTTGCTCATCTTCTTCCTATTCATAG GCGTGGTCCTTTTCTCGAGCATCGTCTACTTCGCGGAGGCGGGCGCCGAGCAGTCGTTCTTCAAGTCGATCCCGGACGCGTTCTGGTGGGCCGTGGTGACCATGACCACCGTGGGCTACGGCGACATGAG GCCGGTCGGCGTTTGGGGCAAGATCGTGGGTTCGCTGTGTGCAATCGCTGGTGTATTGACCATTGCGCTGCCAGTGCCAGTCATAGTTTCGAATTTCAATTACTTTTATCATCGTGAGACGGATCAGGAAGAGATGCAGTCGCAGAACTTCAACCACGTGACCAGCTGCCCGTACCTGCCAGGCACCTTAGGCCAACATATGAAGAAGAGCTCGCTAAGCGAATCCTCCAGCGATCTCGTTGAGCTGGAGGAGGGCCTGCTGGTGACGCGCGACCAGCTGGTCCGGAAGCAGAACTGCAATCCgcgccacaacaacaacatcaaCGCCATGAGCATCGAGACTGACGTTTGA
- the Sh gene encoding potassium voltage-gated channel protein Shaker isoform X1, which translates to MTMWQSGMGGPGGKNNAWMKLMGIVHKERRHHDSGATSTDRTLSQSLPKLSSQEEDGHTPHSQFTGVAHFEPIPHDHDFCERVVINVSGLRFETQLRTLNQFPDTLLGDPARRIRYFDPLRNEYFFDRNRPSFDAILYYYQSGGRLRRPVNVPLDVFSEEIKFYELGELAINKFREDEGFIKEEEKPLPSHEFQRNVWLLFEYPESSQAARVVAIISVFVILLSIVIFCLETLPEFKHYKVFNTTTNGTKIEEDEVPDITDPFFLIETICIIWFTFELSVRFLACPNKLHFFRDVMNFIDIIAIIPYFITLATVVAEEEDTLNLPRAPVSPQDKSTNQAMSLAILRVIRLVRVFRIFKLSRHSKGLQILGRTLKASMRELGLLIFFLFIGVVLFSSAVYFAEAGSENSFFKSIPDAFWWAVVTMTTVGYGDMTPVGVWGKIVGSLCAIAGVLTIALPVPVIVSNFNYFYHRETDQEEMQSQNFNHVTSCPYLPGTLGQHMKKSSLSESSSDLVELEEGLLVTRDQLVRKQNCNPRHNNNINAMSIETDV; encoded by the exons GTCGCTGCCCAAGCTCAGCAGCCAGGAAGAGGACGGGCACACCCCCCACTCCCAGTTCACTGGCGTAGCCCACTTTGAGCCCATCCCGCACGACCACGACTTTTGCGAAAGAGTTGTGATAAAC GTCAGCGGCCTCCGGTTCGAGACGCAACTTAGAACGCTAAATCAGTTTCCTGACACGCTGCTAGGTGATCCAGCCCGCCGCATCCGCTACTTCGACCCGCTTCGCAATGAGTACTTCTTCGACCGCAACCGGCCCTCCTTCGACGCCATCCTGTACTACTACCAGAGCGGCGGTCGGCTCCGGCGGCCCGTCAACGTGCCGCTGGACGTCTTCTCCGAGGAGATCAAGTTCTACGAGCTGGGGGAGCTGGCGATCAACAAGTTCCGCGAGGACGAGGGCTTCATCAAGGAGGAGGAGAAGCCGCTACCCTCGCACGAGTTCCAGCGCAACGTGTGGCTGCTGTTCGAGTACCCGGAGTCGTCGCAGGCGGCGCGCGTCGTCGCCATCATCTCCGTGTTCGTTATCCTGCTCTCTATCGTTATTTTCTGCCTGGAGACGCTGCCCGAGTTCAAGCACTACAAGGTGTTCAACACGACTACCAACGGCACCAAGATAGAGGAGGACGAGGTGCCGGACATCACGGACCCGTTCTTCCTCATCGAGACCATCTGCATCATCTGGTTCACGTTCGAATTGTCCGTGCGCTTCCTGGCGTGTCCCAACAAGCTACATTTCTTCCGGGACGTCATGAACTTTATCGATATCATCGCCATCATTCCGTACTTTATTACGTTGGCCACCGTCGTGGCCGAGGAGGAGGACACGTTGAACCTGCCACGTGCGCCTGTTAGTCCGCAAGATAAAAGCACCAACCAGGCCATGTCGCTGGCCATTCTTCGTGTCATTCGGCTCGTGCGAGTCTTCCGCATCTTCAAACTTAGCCGGCATAGTAAGGGCCTGCAGATCCTAGGGCGCACGCTTAAAGCCAGCATGCGCGAGTTAGGCTTGCTCATCTTCTTCCTATTCATAG GTGTCGTGCTCTTCTCGAGCGCCGTCTACTTCGCTGAAGCGGGCTCCGAGAATTCCTTCTTCAAGTCCATCCCAGACGCGTTCTGGTGGGCAGTGGTCACCATGACGACTGTGGGCTACGGCGACATGAC GCCGGTCGGCGTTTGGGGCAAGATCGTGGGTTCGCTGTGTGCAATCGCTGGTGTATTGACCATTGCGCTGCCAGTGCCAGTCATAGTTTCGAATTTCAATTACTTTTATCATCGTGAGACGGATCAGGAAGAGATGCAGTCGCAGAACTTCAACCACGTGACCAGCTGCCCGTACCTGCCAGGCACCTTAGGCCAACATATGAAGAAGAGCTCGCTAAGCGAATCCTCCAGCGATCTCGTTGAGCTGGAGGAGGGCCTGCTGGTGACGCGCGACCAGCTGGTCCGGAAGCAGAACTGCAATCCgcgccacaacaacaacatcaaCGCCATGAGCATCGAGACTGACGTTTGA
- the Sh gene encoding potassium voltage-gated channel protein Shaker isoform X3, which produces MGGPADMPRARVTLEAEANSLYQPRRHRRLRRRSLPKLSSQEEDGHTPHSQFTGVAHFEPIPHDHDFCERVVINVSGLRFETQLRTLNQFPDTLLGDPARRIRYFDPLRNEYFFDRNRPSFDAILYYYQSGGRLRRPVNVPLDVFSEEIKFYELGELAINKFREDEGFIKEEEKPLPSHEFQRNVWLLFEYPESSQAARVVAIISVFVILLSIVIFCLETLPEFKHYKVFNTTTNGTKIEEDEVPDITDPFFLIETICIIWFTFELSVRFLACPNKLHFFRDVMNFIDIIAIIPYFITLATVVAEEEDTLNLPRAPVSPQDKSTNQAMSLAILRVIRLVRVFRIFKLSRHSKGLQILGRTLKASMRELGLLIFFLFIGVVLFSSAVYFAEAGSENSFFKSIPDAFWWAVVTMTTVGYGDMTPVGVWGKIVGSLCAIAGVLTIALPVPVIVSNFNYFYHRETDQEEMQSQNFNHVTSCPYLPGTLGQHMKKSSLSESSSDLVELEEGLLVTRDQLVRKQNCNPRHNNNINAMSIETDV; this is translated from the exons GTCGCTGCCCAAGCTCAGCAGCCAGGAAGAGGACGGGCACACCCCCCACTCCCAGTTCACTGGCGTAGCCCACTTTGAGCCCATCCCGCACGACCACGACTTTTGCGAAAGAGTTGTGATAAAC GTCAGCGGCCTCCGGTTCGAGACGCAACTTAGAACGCTAAATCAGTTTCCTGACACGCTGCTAGGTGATCCAGCCCGCCGCATCCGCTACTTCGACCCGCTTCGCAATGAGTACTTCTTCGACCGCAACCGGCCCTCCTTCGACGCCATCCTGTACTACTACCAGAGCGGCGGTCGGCTCCGGCGGCCCGTCAACGTGCCGCTGGACGTCTTCTCCGAGGAGATCAAGTTCTACGAGCTGGGGGAGCTGGCGATCAACAAGTTCCGCGAGGACGAGGGCTTCATCAAGGAGGAGGAGAAGCCGCTACCCTCGCACGAGTTCCAGCGCAACGTGTGGCTGCTGTTCGAGTACCCGGAGTCGTCGCAGGCGGCGCGCGTCGTCGCCATCATCTCCGTGTTCGTTATCCTGCTCTCTATCGTTATTTTCTGCCTGGAGACGCTGCCCGAGTTCAAGCACTACAAGGTGTTCAACACGACTACCAACGGCACCAAGATAGAGGAGGACGAGGTGCCGGACATCACGGACCCGTTCTTCCTCATCGAGACCATCTGCATCATCTGGTTCACGTTCGAATTGTCCGTGCGCTTCCTGGCGTGTCCCAACAAGCTACATTTCTTCCGGGACGTCATGAACTTTATCGATATCATCGCCATCATTCCGTACTTTATTACGTTGGCCACCGTCGTGGCCGAGGAGGAGGACACGTTGAACCTGCCACGTGCGCCTGTTAGTCCGCAAGATAAAAGCACCAACCAGGCCATGTCGCTGGCCATTCTTCGTGTCATTCGGCTCGTGCGAGTCTTCCGCATCTTCAAACTTAGCCGGCATAGTAAGGGCCTGCAGATCCTAGGGCGCACGCTTAAAGCCAGCATGCGCGAGTTAGGCTTGCTCATCTTCTTCCTATTCATAG GTGTCGTGCTCTTCTCGAGCGCCGTCTACTTCGCTGAAGCGGGCTCCGAGAATTCCTTCTTCAAGTCCATCCCAGACGCGTTCTGGTGGGCAGTGGTCACCATGACGACTGTGGGCTACGGCGACATGAC GCCGGTCGGCGTTTGGGGCAAGATCGTGGGTTCGCTGTGTGCAATCGCTGGTGTATTGACCATTGCGCTGCCAGTGCCAGTCATAGTTTCGAATTTCAATTACTTTTATCATCGTGAGACGGATCAGGAAGAGATGCAGTCGCAGAACTTCAACCACGTGACCAGCTGCCCGTACCTGCCAGGCACCTTAGGCCAACATATGAAGAAGAGCTCGCTAAGCGAATCCTCCAGCGATCTCGTTGAGCTGGAGGAGGGCCTGCTGGTGACGCGCGACCAGCTGGTCCGGAAGCAGAACTGCAATCCgcgccacaacaacaacatcaaCGCCATGAGCATCGAGACTGACGTTTGA
- the Sh gene encoding potassium voltage-gated channel protein Shaker isoform X10 encodes MSLPKLSSQEEDGHTPHSQFTGVAHFEPIPHDHDFCERVVINVSGLRFETQLRTLNQFPDTLLGDPARRIRYFDPLRNEYFFDRNRPSFDAILYYYQSGGRLRRPVNVPLDVFSEEIKFYELGELAINKFREDEGFIKEEEKPLPSHEFQRNVWLLFEYPESSQAARVVAIISVFVILLSIVIFCLETLPEFKHYKVFNTTTNGTKIEEDEVPDITDPFFLIETICIIWFTFELSVRFLACPNKLHFFRDVMNFIDIIAIIPYFITLATVVAEEEDTLNLPRAPVSPQDKSTNQAMSLAILRVIRLVRVFRIFKLSRHSKGLQILGRTLKASMRELGLLIFFLFIGVVLFSSAVYFAEAGSENSFFKSIPDAFWWAVVTMTTVGYGDMTPVGVWGKIVGSLCAIAGVLTIALPVPVIVSNFNYFYHRETDQEEMQSQNFNHVTSCPYLPGTLGQHMKKSSLSESSSDLVELEEGLLVTRDQLVRKQNCNPRHNNNINAMSIETDV; translated from the exons AT GTCGCTGCCCAAGCTCAGCAGCCAGGAAGAGGACGGGCACACCCCCCACTCCCAGTTCACTGGCGTAGCCCACTTTGAGCCCATCCCGCACGACCACGACTTTTGCGAAAGAGTTGTGATAAAC GTCAGCGGCCTCCGGTTCGAGACGCAACTTAGAACGCTAAATCAGTTTCCTGACACGCTGCTAGGTGATCCAGCCCGCCGCATCCGCTACTTCGACCCGCTTCGCAATGAGTACTTCTTCGACCGCAACCGGCCCTCCTTCGACGCCATCCTGTACTACTACCAGAGCGGCGGTCGGCTCCGGCGGCCCGTCAACGTGCCGCTGGACGTCTTCTCCGAGGAGATCAAGTTCTACGAGCTGGGGGAGCTGGCGATCAACAAGTTCCGCGAGGACGAGGGCTTCATCAAGGAGGAGGAGAAGCCGCTACCCTCGCACGAGTTCCAGCGCAACGTGTGGCTGCTGTTCGAGTACCCGGAGTCGTCGCAGGCGGCGCGCGTCGTCGCCATCATCTCCGTGTTCGTTATCCTGCTCTCTATCGTTATTTTCTGCCTGGAGACGCTGCCCGAGTTCAAGCACTACAAGGTGTTCAACACGACTACCAACGGCACCAAGATAGAGGAGGACGAGGTGCCGGACATCACGGACCCGTTCTTCCTCATCGAGACCATCTGCATCATCTGGTTCACGTTCGAATTGTCCGTGCGCTTCCTGGCGTGTCCCAACAAGCTACATTTCTTCCGGGACGTCATGAACTTTATCGATATCATCGCCATCATTCCGTACTTTATTACGTTGGCCACCGTCGTGGCCGAGGAGGAGGACACGTTGAACCTGCCACGTGCGCCTGTTAGTCCGCAAGATAAAAGCACCAACCAGGCCATGTCGCTGGCCATTCTTCGTGTCATTCGGCTCGTGCGAGTCTTCCGCATCTTCAAACTTAGCCGGCATAGTAAGGGCCTGCAGATCCTAGGGCGCACGCTTAAAGCCAGCATGCGCGAGTTAGGCTTGCTCATCTTCTTCCTATTCATAG GTGTCGTGCTCTTCTCGAGCGCCGTCTACTTCGCTGAAGCGGGCTCCGAGAATTCCTTCTTCAAGTCCATCCCAGACGCGTTCTGGTGGGCAGTGGTCACCATGACGACTGTGGGCTACGGCGACATGAC GCCGGTCGGCGTTTGGGGCAAGATCGTGGGTTCGCTGTGTGCAATCGCTGGTGTATTGACCATTGCGCTGCCAGTGCCAGTCATAGTTTCGAATTTCAATTACTTTTATCATCGTGAGACGGATCAGGAAGAGATGCAGTCGCAGAACTTCAACCACGTGACCAGCTGCCCGTACCTGCCAGGCACCTTAGGCCAACATATGAAGAAGAGCTCGCTAAGCGAATCCTCCAGCGATCTCGTTGAGCTGGAGGAGGGCCTGCTGGTGACGCGCGACCAGCTGGTCCGGAAGCAGAACTGCAATCCgcgccacaacaacaacatcaaCGCCATGAGCATCGAGACTGACGTTTGA